A single region of the Biomaibacter acetigenes genome encodes:
- a CDS encoding xylose ABC transporter ATP-binding protein has product MNDFILEMKDITKEFSGVKALDKVNFRVKKGEIHALCGENGAGKSTLMKILSGIYPYGTYTGQIIYNGQELAMHGIKDSEKAGIAIIHQELALVNELSVSENIFIGNEPSKNGIVDFNELYSKTKGLLKELHLNINPYTKIKNLGIGQQQLVEIAKALSKNASLLILDEPTASLTDSEVAILMNILKQLKSRGVTCIYISHKLNEVMEIADTVTVIRDGKTIGSDALNNLTQDKIIKMMVGRELSDLFPKELHTIGDTIFSVKNFNAYEVNNPNKRVVKDVNFSLKKGEILGIFGLIGAGRTELVSSIFGSYGGKYDGEIYLQGNKINIKTPDDALRHGIAMVPEDRKRHGLIGTMTVRQNITISNIENYRGRFDSIDLNKEILDVKSYIKELKIKVAYFDMLVKSLSGGNQQKVVLAKNLLRRPQILMLDEPTRGIDVGAKYEIYKLMNELVKEGISIIMVSSELPEILGISDRILVMHEGKITGEFENNNITQEMIMDKALGGTK; this is encoded by the coding sequence GTGAACGATTTTATTCTGGAAATGAAAGATATAACCAAAGAATTTTCAGGAGTAAAGGCACTGGACAAGGTAAACTTTAGAGTAAAAAAAGGGGAAATACATGCACTTTGTGGCGAAAACGGTGCCGGAAAGTCTACACTAATGAAAATATTAAGCGGTATATATCCTTACGGCACATATACCGGGCAAATCATATATAATGGGCAAGAACTTGCAATGCACGGCATAAAAGATTCAGAAAAAGCCGGTATTGCAATAATACATCAAGAATTAGCACTGGTTAACGAGCTTTCCGTCAGTGAAAATATTTTTATTGGAAATGAGCCAAGTAAAAACGGTATAGTCGACTTCAACGAGTTATATTCGAAAACAAAAGGATTACTTAAGGAACTGCACTTAAATATTAATCCTTATACAAAGATAAAAAATCTGGGCATAGGACAACAACAGTTGGTGGAGATCGCCAAGGCTTTGTCCAAAAATGCAAGTTTGCTAATCCTGGATGAGCCCACAGCTTCCTTGACAGATTCGGAAGTAGCCATTCTTATGAATATTTTAAAACAATTAAAATCCAGGGGGGTTACCTGCATCTATATATCTCATAAGCTGAATGAAGTGATGGAGATAGCAGATACGGTAACGGTAATAAGAGATGGCAAAACCATAGGTTCGGATGCTTTAAACAATTTAACCCAGGATAAAATTATAAAAATGATGGTGGGGAGAGAATTGTCCGATTTATTTCCCAAAGAGCTGCACACCATAGGGGACACTATTTTTAGTGTAAAGAATTTTAATGCATATGAAGTAAATAATCCAAATAAAAGGGTGGTAAAAGATGTCAACTTCAGCCTGAAAAAAGGTGAAATCCTCGGCATTTTTGGTTTAATCGGTGCCGGGAGGACGGAATTAGTTTCAAGTATTTTTGGGTCTTATGGCGGTAAATATGATGGGGAGATATATTTGCAAGGCAATAAAATAAATATAAAAACTCCAGATGATGCATTGAGGCATGGGATCGCCATGGTACCTGAGGATAGGAAAAGGCATGGTCTCATCGGCACTATGACGGTGAGACAAAATATTACCATATCGAATATAGAAAATTATCGTGGTAGATTTGACTCAATAGATTTAAATAAAGAGATATTGGATGTAAAAAGTTATATAAAAGAGCTAAAAATTAAAGTGGCATATTTTGATATGTTAGTTAAGAGCTTAAGTGGGGGAAATCAACAGAAAGTAGTGCTGGCTAAAAACCTTTTGCGAAGACCTCAAATATTAATGCTGGATGAACCTACGCGGGGAATAGACGTCGGCGCGAAATATGAGATCTATAAATTGATGAATGAACTGGTAAAAGAGGGGATTTCAATCATCATGGTATCATCCGAGTTGCCGGAAATCTTGGGTATTAGCGACAGAATATTGGTTATGCATGAGGGCAAAATCACAGGAGAATTTGAAAACAATAATATAACCCAGGAAATGATTATGGACAAAGCTTTGGGAGGTACTAAATAA
- a CDS encoding ROK family transcriptional regulator, with the protein MITADQILVKQINKSLVLNYIRKKEHISRADIAKKTGLNRSTVSALVDELITEGLIVEKGIGTSKGGRKPVILAINKNGGSIIGVDLGVNYILTVLTDLLGKIIWEKRIPIDPQDPPEKNIDLLINMIGKAKENAPDTLKGILGIGIGVPGIVNYEKGLVLMAPNLKWENVNLKDIIEEKLNIPVFIDNEANTGAIGEKWFGLGKKATNFVYVSAGIGVGTGIIINDELYRGSSGLAGEMGHMTIDMNGKPCSCDNTGCWEEYASEKALFKYLRDQVSRYTSDSDINRENIDTLTIFDIVDAAKAGDDLAVSAFRLVGKHLGIGVAGIINTFNPDLVIIGNTISLAGDIVMQEITEEVSKRSFITKYSEVTIAPSHLNMHACAMGAVTLVMSRVFASPNI; encoded by the coding sequence ATGATAACAGCAGATCAAATCCTTGTAAAACAAATCAATAAATCGTTGGTACTAAACTATATCCGCAAAAAGGAGCACATCTCCCGGGCGGATATAGCCAAAAAGACCGGCCTTAACCGTTCCACCGTTTCAGCTCTGGTAGATGAGCTTATAACGGAAGGTTTGATAGTCGAAAAAGGCATAGGGACTTCCAAAGGCGGTAGAAAGCCTGTAATCCTCGCTATTAATAAAAATGGCGGCAGCATCATAGGTGTAGACCTGGGAGTAAATTACATTCTGACGGTTTTAACCGACCTTCTGGGGAAAATAATCTGGGAAAAGAGAATTCCTATTGATCCACAGGATCCTCCGGAGAAAAATATAGACTTACTGATTAATATGATAGGAAAGGCAAAAGAGAACGCTCCCGATACTTTAAAAGGCATCCTGGGCATCGGCATAGGGGTGCCGGGCATTGTGAACTATGAAAAGGGACTTGTTCTCATGGCCCCCAACCTCAAGTGGGAAAATGTGAATTTAAAAGATATCATTGAAGAAAAACTCAATATTCCGGTATTTATCGATAACGAAGCCAATACCGGCGCCATAGGAGAAAAATGGTTCGGCTTAGGTAAAAAGGCTACAAACTTTGTGTATGTCAGCGCCGGTATAGGTGTGGGTACGGGGATCATCATAAATGATGAGCTTTACAGAGGTTCTTCAGGCCTTGCCGGTGAAATGGGCCACATGACCATAGACATGAACGGTAAGCCTTGCTCCTGTGATAATACGGGATGCTGGGAGGAATATGCTTCGGAAAAGGCACTGTTCAAGTATCTCAGAGACCAGGTAAGCAGATACACGTCTGATTCTGACATAAATCGAGAAAATATCGATACATTGACCATATTTGATATAGTGGATGCCGCAAAAGCAGGAGATGACCTTGCTGTTTCAGCTTTCAGACTGGTGGGAAAACACCTGGGCATCGGTGTGGCTGGCATCATAAACACCTTTAACCCTGACCTCGTAATTATCGGGAACACCATATCCCTGGCAGGAGATATCGTCATGCAAGAAATCACCGAGGAAGTATCTAAACGATCTTTCATAACAAAGTACTCCGAAGTGACCATAGCTCCTTCACATCTGAACATGCACGCCTGCGCCATGGGGGCCGTGACCCTGGTAATGTCAAGGGTATTTGCATCACCGAATATTTAG
- the xylF gene encoding D-xylose ABC transporter substrate-binding protein: protein MKRKISAKLLIATFMAIVMIFLMAGCATTTPSKDQSSNGQSNGSNASNAAANSSGKIKIGLSMDDLRLERWQHDRDIFTQKANELGAEVLVQSANGDDQTQFSQAENLLSQGINVLVVIPHNGDAMAPIVEEAHKAGVKVLAYDRLITNSDVDYYISFDNVKVGELQAESIVKQVPKGNYFLMGGSPTDNNAKLFRKGQMNILQPLIDKGDIKVVGDQWAKDWLPEEALKIMENALTANKNKIDAVVASNDSTAGGAIQALAAQKLDGKVAISGQDADLAACQRIVEGKQTMTVYKPIKDLATKAAEVAVAMAKGEKIDANGKVNNGKIDVPSILLKPIAVDKTNIVDTVIKDGFQKLEDVYKNVPKDQWPKQ, encoded by the coding sequence TTGAAAAGGAAAATTTCTGCAAAATTATTAATTGCTACTTTTATGGCTATAGTTATGATTTTTCTTATGGCAGGATGTGCCACTACAACACCGTCAAAGGACCAATCATCAAATGGTCAATCCAATGGTTCAAATGCTTCAAACGCGGCTGCAAACAGTTCCGGAAAGATAAAGATAGGTTTAAGCATGGACGATTTACGCTTAGAGAGATGGCAGCACGATAGAGACATTTTTACCCAAAAAGCTAATGAATTAGGTGCTGAGGTTCTTGTTCAATCGGCCAATGGCGATGATCAGACACAATTTTCCCAGGCCGAAAATCTACTATCCCAGGGAATAAATGTCCTGGTGGTCATTCCTCACAATGGGGATGCTATGGCACCTATAGTGGAAGAAGCTCATAAAGCTGGAGTAAAAGTATTGGCCTACGATAGACTAATAACCAATTCCGATGTTGACTATTATATATCCTTTGATAATGTTAAAGTGGGAGAATTACAGGCAGAATCCATCGTTAAACAAGTTCCCAAAGGAAACTATTTCTTAATGGGTGGTTCACCAACGGACAATAATGCTAAACTTTTTAGAAAAGGTCAGATGAACATTTTACAACCTTTGATTGATAAAGGTGATATCAAAGTCGTGGGAGACCAGTGGGCAAAAGACTGGCTACCTGAAGAAGCGCTAAAGATCATGGAAAATGCATTGACGGCCAACAAAAATAAAATTGACGCGGTGGTGGCTTCTAACGATAGCACAGCCGGTGGAGCAATACAGGCACTAGCGGCACAAAAGCTTGACGGTAAAGTGGCCATATCAGGTCAAGATGCAGATCTTGCCGCATGCCAGAGGATTGTTGAAGGTAAGCAGACCATGACGGTTTATAAACCTATAAAGGACCTCGCGACAAAAGCCGCCGAAGTTGCCGTGGCCATGGCAAAAGGTGAGAAAATCGATGCGAACGGCAAGGTAAACAACGGCAAGATAGATGTACCCTCTATTTTGTTAAAGCCAATTGCCGTAGACAAGACAAATATTGTAGATACAGTTATTAAAGACGGCTTCCAGAAGCTGGAAGATGTATATAAGAATGTTCCAAAAGACCAGTGGCCAAAGCAATGA
- a CDS encoding NADH-quinone oxidoreductase subunit NuoF, with protein MNRNVKRTVLICCGPGCLSNQGMDVYEEFKTKILISGLDVDLRSAVETENACVTDTLHPGIKTDLETMVSPAVKATGCQGLCEMGPLVRIEPDSIFYTKVKVSDVTEIIEKTLMENRVVERLLYKDPVQGRKVRAREEAEFYKSQLKVALRNVGEIDPESLDDYIERDGYRALKIVLSQKTSEDVLSEIEKSGLRGRGGAGFPTGRKWRQCARTGNYPKYVICNGDEGDPGAFMDRSIMEGDPHSVIEGMIIGAYAVGSHEGFMYIRDEYFLAIQNMTKALEQARREGFLGKNILGSGFDFDIQIVRGGGAFVCGESTALMASIEGKVGEPRAKYIRSVEKGLWGKPTVLNNVETWANVPVIINKGADWFCSIGTERSKGTKVFSLVGKVRNTGLIEVPMGVTLRRIIFDIGGGIAGGRKFKAVQTGGPSGGCIPESLLDLKVDFDTLDEAGSMMGSGGMIVMDDRTCMVDVARYYLNFLSEESCGKCVPCREGIRRMLEILNDICEGRGRQGDIELLAELGETVREASLCGLGKTAPNPVLTTIKYFKDEYLAHIEDKTCPAGVCKNLTTYYIDKTLCKSCGLCKKNCPSEAIEEKLEGYFINLLKCIKCGSCMNACRFGAVKILAGIMRKL; from the coding sequence ATGAACCGGAATGTTAAAAGGACCGTGCTGATATGCTGCGGCCCCGGATGCCTGTCCAATCAAGGTATGGATGTATATGAGGAATTTAAAACAAAAATTTTAATATCCGGGCTGGATGTGGACTTGAGGAGCGCGGTTGAAACTGAAAACGCATGTGTTACCGATACCCTACACCCCGGTATAAAAACCGACCTGGAAACCATGGTCTCACCCGCCGTTAAAGCCACGGGGTGTCAGGGACTCTGCGAGATGGGCCCACTGGTGAGGATAGAGCCTGACAGTATTTTTTACACAAAGGTTAAAGTCTCGGATGTTACGGAAATAATAGAGAAAACCCTCATGGAAAACCGAGTGGTGGAAAGGCTTCTATATAAAGACCCCGTTCAGGGTCGAAAGGTGAGGGCCCGTGAAGAAGCAGAATTTTATAAAAGTCAGCTGAAGGTTGCCCTCCGGAATGTGGGGGAGATAGACCCCGAAAGCCTGGATGATTACATAGAAAGAGACGGCTACCGGGCACTGAAGATAGTTCTATCTCAGAAAACTTCAGAAGATGTTTTATCGGAGATAGAAAAGTCAGGTCTTCGAGGCCGGGGAGGAGCCGGGTTTCCTACCGGACGCAAATGGAGACAGTGCGCAAGAACGGGAAATTACCCCAAATATGTCATATGCAACGGAGATGAAGGAGACCCCGGGGCATTTATGGACAGGAGCATTATGGAAGGGGACCCTCATAGTGTCATAGAGGGCATGATAATCGGCGCCTATGCCGTAGGTTCTCATGAAGGTTTTATGTATATACGGGACGAGTATTTTCTGGCAATCCAAAACATGACAAAGGCTCTGGAACAGGCCCGCCGGGAAGGATTTCTGGGCAAAAATATATTGGGCTCCGGGTTCGATTTTGACATACAGATTGTCCGGGGCGGAGGAGCCTTTGTGTGTGGGGAATCCACCGCCCTCATGGCGTCCATTGAAGGTAAGGTAGGAGAGCCGCGGGCCAAGTATATCCGCTCCGTAGAAAAGGGACTCTGGGGAAAGCCGACGGTGCTCAACAATGTAGAAACCTGGGCCAATGTGCCGGTGATTATAAATAAAGGCGCCGACTGGTTTTGCTCCATAGGTACTGAAAGGAGCAAAGGGACCAAGGTGTTTTCACTGGTGGGCAAGGTCAGGAACACCGGACTCATCGAAGTGCCCATGGGGGTGACGCTGCGACGGATAATCTTCGACATCGGCGGTGGCATAGCCGGAGGCAGAAAATTCAAAGCGGTCCAGACCGGAGGTCCCTCGGGAGGATGCATCCCCGAAAGCCTGCTGGATTTAAAAGTAGACTTTGATACCCTGGATGAAGCCGGTTCCATGATGGGATCCGGTGGCATGATAGTCATGGATGATAGGACCTGCATGGTGGATGTGGCTCGGTATTATCTCAACTTTCTTTCGGAGGAATCCTGCGGCAAGTGCGTGCCATGCCGGGAAGGCATAAGGCGGATGCTGGAGATATTGAATGATATCTGTGAGGGCAGGGGTAGACAGGGGGATATTGAGTTGCTGGCCGAACTGGGCGAAACGGTAAGGGAAGCCTCCCTATGCGGCCTGGGCAAAACCGCCCCTAACCCGGTACTTACCACTATAAAATATTTCAAAGATGAATACCTGGCCCATATAGAAGACAAAACATGTCCTGCAGGCGTCTGTAAAAACCTGACTACCTATTATATTGATAAAACCCTGTGTAAATCCTGCGGCCTATGTAAAAAGAATTGTCCGTCGGAAGCCATTGAGGAAAAGCTGGAGGGTTATTTCATAAATCTTTTAAAATGTATCAAATGCGGAAGCTGTATGAATGCCTGCAGGTTTGGTGCCGTGAAAATCCTGGCCGGTATAATGCGCAAATTATAA
- the xylB gene encoding xylulokinase has product MAFLGIDLGTSSVKIIIMDKDGKVLGSVSKDYPIYYPRQNWAEQNPEDWWQSTSEGIKEILSKMGVKGEDVKGIGLSGQMHGSVVMDKDNNVLMPAILWCDQRTAGECDYITRKLNQANLTKYTGNKALPGFTAPKILWIKNHNPGIFERITHVLLPKDYIRFKLTGEFATEVSDASGTLMFDVEKRTWSKEMLEFLELPEEALPRCFESYEITGKVNSKAAEETGLKPGTPVVGGGGDQAAGAVGTGAVKSGIMSVALGTSGVVFAGQDAYSVDEHNRLHSFCHANGKWHVMGVMLSAASCLKWWVEDVNKGLGEKGFDILLDEADKVDSGSHGLIFLPYLMGERTPYSDPDARGCFIGLNITHDRGAMTRSIIEGVSFGLRDSLEIIKDLKIPIDEVRVTGGGAKSKLWRQVLADIFGAKVNMINATEGPAYGAAILAAVGIGEYGSVEDACDELIKVTDSMEPLAENSRKYEEMYQIYKGLYLTLKDTFNKLTGI; this is encoded by the coding sequence GTGGCATTTTTAGGCATTGACCTGGGGACTTCTTCGGTAAAGATAATCATCATGGATAAAGACGGGAAAGTATTAGGGAGTGTTTCAAAAGACTACCCCATATACTATCCCCGGCAAAACTGGGCCGAGCAAAATCCCGAGGACTGGTGGCAATCTACCAGTGAAGGCATCAAGGAGATCCTTTCAAAAATGGGGGTCAAGGGTGAAGACGTGAAAGGTATCGGCCTTTCCGGCCAGATGCACGGCTCGGTGGTAATGGATAAAGACAACAATGTCTTGATGCCGGCCATACTATGGTGTGACCAGAGGACCGCAGGGGAATGCGATTACATCACCCGGAAGCTCAATCAGGCAAATCTTACAAAGTATACCGGCAACAAAGCATTGCCAGGCTTTACCGCACCCAAGATCCTCTGGATAAAAAACCACAATCCCGGGATTTTCGAAAGGATTACCCATGTGCTCTTACCCAAGGATTATATAAGGTTTAAGCTCACAGGAGAATTTGCTACCGAAGTATCCGATGCTTCCGGAACTCTCATGTTCGATGTGGAAAAAAGGACATGGTCAAAAGAGATGCTGGAGTTTCTCGAACTTCCCGAAGAAGCCCTACCCCGATGCTTTGAGTCTTACGAAATAACAGGCAAAGTAAATTCAAAGGCCGCCGAAGAAACAGGCCTTAAACCCGGCACTCCTGTGGTGGGGGGCGGCGGAGACCAGGCCGCAGGTGCCGTGGGCACCGGTGCCGTAAAAAGCGGGATAATGTCGGTGGCCCTGGGTACATCCGGCGTAGTGTTTGCCGGCCAAGACGCATACAGTGTAGATGAGCATAACCGGCTCCATTCCTTCTGCCATGCCAACGGTAAGTGGCATGTGATGGGTGTCATGCTTTCGGCGGCATCCTGCCTTAAATGGTGGGTGGAAGATGTAAATAAGGGTCTGGGAGAAAAGGGATTTGATATATTGCTGGATGAAGCGGATAAAGTGGATAGCGGCAGCCATGGCCTTATTTTCCTTCCATACCTTATGGGTGAAAGGACCCCTTACAGCGACCCCGATGCCAGAGGTTGCTTCATAGGTCTCAATATAACTCACGACAGGGGGGCCATGACCAGGTCCATCATAGAAGGTGTCTCTTTCGGCCTTAGGGATTCTCTGGAGATAATAAAAGACCTGAAGATACCCATAGATGAAGTGAGGGTAACCGGCGGCGGAGCCAAAAGTAAACTCTGGCGCCAGGTGCTGGCAGATATCTTCGGGGCCAAAGTGAATATGATAAACGCCACTGAAGGGCCCGCTTACGGTGCGGCCATACTGGCAGCTGTAGGTATAGGAGAATACGGATCCGTGGAAGATGCCTGCGATGAATTAATAAAGGTGACCGACAGCATGGAGCCGTTAGCAGAAAATAGTAGAAAATATGAGGAAATGTATCAAATATACAAAGGTTTATATTTAACATTGAAGGATACTTTCAATAAATTGACAGGGATATGA
- a CDS encoding sugar ABC transporter permease, producing the protein MADSENKEINKKRGFNFDLKTYTMIIALLSIWVIFFITTKGDFLTPRNFSNLLRQMSSTAILATGMVFVIIAGQIDLSVGSLLGLLGGIAAILNVWLNVDGILSILITLLIGLLLGIWNGWWVAYKKVPSFIVTLAGMLLFRGILIGISKGLTIAPLSADFQFVGQAYLTKPIGYILGILAIIATVYGVLNGRKSKIKYGLDTPSLSIDILKIVGLVLLIVVFVGVLNIYQGIPLPVFILALIALVFSYIASRTVFGRRVYALGGNIEAAKLSGIDVKKITLILFAINGLLAAVAGVLLASRLNAASVAAGQNAELDAIAACVIGGASLMGGVGTVGGAIIGALVMASIDNGMSMLNTPPFWQYVVKGLILLIAVWIDMESKNKE; encoded by the coding sequence ATGGCGGATTCAGAAAATAAGGAGATAAATAAAAAAAGAGGATTTAACTTTGACTTAAAGACATATACGATGATAATTGCATTATTGTCGATATGGGTCATATTTTTTATAACTACAAAAGGAGATTTTTTGACTCCAAGAAACTTTTCTAATTTATTAAGGCAGATGTCATCCACCGCAATATTGGCTACAGGAATGGTATTTGTAATCATTGCAGGACAAATTGACCTTTCTGTCGGTTCTTTGCTCGGACTGTTGGGAGGTATTGCTGCCATCTTGAATGTATGGTTAAATGTAGACGGGATTTTATCGATATTAATTACATTGTTGATAGGTCTTCTTTTAGGGATATGGAACGGATGGTGGGTTGCATATAAAAAGGTGCCGTCTTTTATAGTTACTCTAGCCGGCATGTTACTTTTTCGAGGAATATTGATCGGCATAAGCAAAGGGTTGACGATTGCCCCGCTAAGCGCAGATTTTCAATTTGTAGGCCAAGCCTACCTTACCAAGCCTATAGGATATATCTTAGGTATTTTGGCAATCATTGCAACTGTTTATGGAGTGTTAAATGGCAGAAAATCTAAGATAAAATACGGTCTAGATACACCATCGTTAAGTATAGATATTCTTAAGATAGTAGGATTAGTACTTTTAATTGTTGTTTTTGTAGGTGTTTTGAATATATATCAGGGCATCCCCTTGCCGGTGTTTATATTGGCCTTAATAGCTTTAGTTTTTTCATATATTGCAAGCAGAACTGTATTTGGAAGGCGTGTTTATGCTCTGGGTGGAAATATTGAAGCAGCTAAACTTTCCGGTATTGATGTTAAAAAGATTACTCTAATTTTATTCGCCATAAACGGCTTACTGGCGGCAGTAGCAGGAGTTTTGCTGGCCTCCAGACTAAATGCCGCATCGGTGGCCGCAGGCCAGAATGCTGAGCTTGATGCCATCGCCGCCTGTGTAATCGGTGGAGCAAGTTTAATGGGCGGAGTCGGAACAGTTGGCGGAGCAATAATAGGGGCTCTGGTTATGGCCAGCATAGATAACGGGATGAGCATGCTGAACACCCCGCCTTTCTGGCAATATGTAGTCAAAGGATTGATTTTATTGATCGCGGTCTGGATAGATATGGAATCAAAAAATAAAGAATGA
- a CDS encoding 2Fe-2S iron-sulfur cluster-binding protein — MVITIDGIKCQAHKGEYILDIAKRNNIHIPTLCHSDALPGQGNCRLCIVEVIEKGRKKVVTSCIFPVTGEIEVVTNSEKIRGIRKTLIRLLSARAPKNEYIDKLRQEYNIPPETRFKTDDNENCILCGLCVRACEEMGIYAISTVNRGITKKVSTPFDEASDVCIGCGVCAYVCPTSAIKVLDEGGKRHLWNKTFELMKCVKCGEYITTREHFEYIRKKIAAEGTEIIEPLCDKCKKKTLGENMAQTYK, encoded by the coding sequence ATGGTAATCACTATAGACGGAATAAAATGCCAAGCCCATAAGGGAGAATATATCCTCGATATAGCCAAAAGAAACAACATCCATATTCCTACCCTCTGCCATTCGGATGCCCTGCCGGGCCAGGGAAACTGCAGGCTTTGCATAGTGGAGGTAATAGAAAAAGGGAGAAAAAAAGTGGTTACCTCCTGCATTTTTCCCGTAACAGGGGAAATAGAGGTGGTAACAAACTCCGAGAAAATCCGGGGTATAAGAAAGACTCTTATAAGGTTGCTTTCCGCCAGGGCTCCCAAGAATGAATATATAGATAAATTGAGGCAGGAATATAACATCCCACCGGAAACCCGCTTTAAAACGGATGACAATGAAAATTGCATCCTGTGCGGCTTGTGTGTCCGGGCCTGTGAGGAAATGGGCATATATGCCATTTCCACCGTAAATCGGGGCATCACCAAAAAAGTATCTACACCTTTTGATGAAGCTTCAGATGTTTGCATAGGGTGTGGGGTCTGTGCCTATGTGTGCCCCACTTCGGCCATAAAGGTCCTGGATGAAGGCGGAAAGCGGCATCTATGGAATAAAACCTTTGAACTAATGAAATGCGTAAAGTGCGGCGAATATATCACAACCCGGGAACACTTTGAATACATAAGAAAAAAAATAGCGGCCGAAGGGACCGAAATCATCGAGCCCCTGTGCGATAAATGCAAGAAAAAAACACTAGGAGAAAACATGGCACAAACTTATAAATAA
- a CDS encoding TIM barrel protein, which translates to MQREIKNSVGIWAFGANATRFVPGGYHVDARDESMEAKTERAVKGLEDYVDGYEYHYPNEINEKNVDSITNILKSAGKDIYCIALGHHVNERYALGSFINPDPTLRQEAIDVAKAGIDLASSLGANFIIWPGGEGYNYPFQTNYEDMWNNFINAIATLTEHANKKNVTIFLEHKNSEPAMKIAMRNIGMALFVINKVKEKGIDTTNLKVNMDWQHLIMNGENLAEYARLLFIEGKMGHHHANSGWGLFDDDNMVGALCFMQTLELAKELQLIGYGKNGERIGYDLFPYTEDQVEAVKQSVLNWEFIWELAKKIDSEELAKAKSKKDAVKACREVFKAMGARGM; encoded by the coding sequence TTGCAAAGAGAAATTAAAAACAGTGTGGGTATTTGGGCTTTTGGTGCTAATGCTACCAGGTTTGTTCCAGGAGGCTATCACGTCGATGCCAGAGATGAATCCATGGAGGCCAAGACCGAAAGAGCGGTAAAAGGATTGGAGGATTATGTAGACGGTTACGAGTACCATTATCCGAATGAAATAAATGAGAAAAATGTTGATTCCATCACAAATATTTTGAAAAGTGCAGGAAAGGACATTTATTGTATAGCCCTTGGGCACCATGTAAATGAAAGATATGCGTTAGGTTCTTTCATAAACCCAGACCCTACTCTACGCCAGGAAGCCATAGATGTGGCAAAAGCGGGCATTGACCTGGCATCATCCCTGGGAGCTAATTTCATCATTTGGCCCGGCGGAGAAGGTTACAATTATCCGTTCCAGACAAACTATGAAGACATGTGGAACAATTTTATAAATGCCATTGCCACTTTGACAGAACATGCCAATAAAAAGAATGTAACGATTTTTCTGGAGCACAAGAACAGCGAACCTGCCATGAAGATAGCCATGAGGAACATCGGTATGGCGCTTTTTGTGATAAATAAGGTAAAAGAAAAGGGTATCGATACCACCAACCTCAAGGTCAACATGGACTGGCAGCACCTCATCATGAACGGTGAGAATCTGGCCGAGTATGCAAGGTTGCTCTTCATAGAAGGTAAGATGGGCCATCACCATGCCAACAGCGGCTGGGGCCTCTTCGATGACGACAACATGGTGGGAGCATTGTGCTTCATGCAGACACTGGAACTTGCCAAAGAACTGCAGCTCATAGGCTACGGCAAGAATGGTGAGAGAATAGGCTATGACCTGTTCCCATACACCGAAGACCAGGTGGAAGCTGTAAAGCAGAGTGTATTAAACTGGGAGTTCATATGGGAACTGGCAAAGAAAATTGATAGTGAAGAGCTTGCAAAAGCCAAGAGTAAGAAAGATGCAGTAAAGGCCTGCAGGGAAGTATTTAAGGCTATGGGAGCCAGGGGAATGTGA